Proteins encoded within one genomic window of Dyadobacter chenhuakuii:
- a CDS encoding peptidase, translating to MTYCLGIKVKEGLVALADTRITAGTNTTVKKKMYVTQKDNYSLFIMTSGLRSVRDKAVHYFEELISEGVVYNKLYKAVNAFGEQIKRVAEEDRASLERAGLKFNLNTIVGGQLKDDMDHKLFLLYSEGNWVELDEGSPYVIIGNSGQGKAILNRVLNGESTMKQALKAGFLSFDSTRVSNNDVDFPIDVVLYKKDSFKIVEHRYEKKDLEQISDIWADKLKQALDDIPEEWMDQSFEKIV from the coding sequence ATGACTTATTGTTTAGGGATAAAAGTAAAAGAAGGGCTTGTGGCATTGGCCGACACCCGCATTACAGCTGGCACCAATACGACTGTAAAAAAGAAGATGTATGTAACGCAAAAGGATAATTATTCGCTTTTTATCATGACCAGCGGACTGCGTTCCGTGCGGGATAAGGCGGTGCATTATTTCGAAGAGCTGATTAGCGAAGGCGTTGTATATAATAAGCTTTACAAAGCTGTGAATGCGTTCGGAGAGCAGATTAAGCGTGTTGCAGAAGAGGATAGGGCGTCGCTGGAACGTGCAGGATTGAAATTCAACCTGAACACCATCGTTGGTGGACAATTGAAGGACGATATGGATCACAAACTGTTCCTGCTTTATTCCGAAGGGAACTGGGTGGAACTCGACGAAGGTTCACCCTATGTGATCATCGGAAACTCCGGCCAGGGAAAAGCCATCCTGAACCGCGTGTTGAACGGCGAATCCACAATGAAGCAGGCCTTGAAAGCTGGTTTCCTGTCGTTTGACTCGACGCGCGTTAGTAATAATGATGTCGATTTTCCCATTGACGTGGTCCTTTACAAAAAGGACAGCTTCAAAATTGTTGAACATCGTTATGAAAAGAAAGATCTGGAACAGATTTCAGACATCTGGGCCGATAAGCTGAAACAAGCGCTCGACGACATTCCCGAAGAATGGATGGATCAGAGTTTCGAGAAAATAGTATAA
- a CDS encoding SGNH/GDSL hydrolase family protein: protein MKLLQILFLYTALLTGSSKKADSGNAYNPGSTEPGAKMLALGDSYTIGQSVTEAERWPVLLVKSLKENGIQFRSPDIIATTGWTTRDLIFSVDNAKPATGYDLVSLMIGVNNQFQGKSIDEYRTEFRTLLTKSIALASGKVDHVFVLSIPDWGTTPYGESDRANITKEIDAFNLVAKEECDKLKVIFIDITPISRQALKDPTLLARDNLHYSGKMHQLWVDKVVPLIKSRI from the coding sequence ATGAAGCTTCTTCAAATATTATTTTTATACACCGCGCTGCTTACCGGTTCCAGCAAAAAAGCGGATTCCGGTAATGCATATAATCCGGGCAGCACCGAACCTGGTGCAAAAATGCTTGCCTTAGGCGATTCCTATACGATCGGGCAGAGCGTTACGGAAGCCGAGCGCTGGCCGGTTCTATTGGTTAAAAGCTTGAAAGAGAATGGAATTCAGTTTCGTTCACCGGACATTATTGCCACCACAGGCTGGACGACGCGGGACCTTATTTTTTCAGTTGATAATGCCAAACCCGCGACGGGTTATGATCTGGTGTCGCTCATGATTGGCGTTAATAACCAGTTTCAGGGCAAAAGCATTGACGAATACAGAACCGAATTCCGCACTTTGCTAACCAAAAGCATCGCGCTAGCCAGCGGCAAAGTGGACCACGTTTTTGTGTTGTCGATTCCGGATTGGGGCACAACGCCCTACGGAGAAAGTGACCGTGCGAACATTACCAAAGAAATTGATGCGTTCAATCTGGTTGCAAAAGAAGAGTGTGATAAGTTGAAAGTCATTTTCATTGATATAACCCCCATTTCCAGGCAAGCATTAAAGGACCCTACCCTGCTGGCGCGTGATAACCTTCACTATTCGGGCAAAATGCACCAGCTTTGGGTTGATAAGGTTGTGCCGCTGATCAAGTCTAGGATATAA
- a CDS encoding efflux RND transporter permease subunit translates to MWNKIATYIIRYRLLWVALVFVSTVFMAYQASKIELSYNFARILPSNDPVEKEYQDFRKLFGEDGSVMVIGWQDPQLFEINKFRDWCKLTQRIKNTEGIKNVLSLANVYKINRNDSLRKFDVAPVIKQIPSTQAEADSIQKEIANLPIYEGLVLNSKTNATLIVVTFNDKELNSKRRLTIVSDIEAMAEEFGTKYQADLHYSGMPYIRTVNMKKISGEMELFMGLAVFVTLLILWAFFRSLRLTLLSIVVVLIGVVFSVGILHLFNYKITALTGLLPPLLIVIGVPNCVFLINKYQAELRSHNNKDEALLEMIRQIGLSTFLANMTTAIGFGVFYFTNSILLVEFGVVAAISVMATYVLCLLLLPITLHYMSVPKARHLKHLDGRWASGFLRKIDYLVHNRRKEIYMAMVLLIIISAFGMTKIKTIGYVVDDLPKKDVVYTDLRFFEKNFNGVLPFEVMIDTKQPNGIFADQAEVLYKIKAFQNEMAKFPEFSKPLSVVEASRFLYQSYRGGNAKYYALPGVLELNKLTGYVQDQQGAAKQLNAFLSKDKSVTRVSFQMADVGSERIKELMQKIRPKVDSIFSPEKYKVSLTGHSLVFLKSNDYLLSNLYESLLIAIVLIAIVGMVLFRSIPIILLSKLPCLIPLALTAGIMGYFGIYFKPTTILIFSITFGIASDGTVYFLTRYREELHKNGLTPSQAVTQSLFGTGLSMIYTAVILFCGFSIFAASSFGGTAAMGVMVSITLLVAMCTNLILLPALLLSIAKRQGKNVRPT, encoded by the coding sequence ATGTGGAATAAAATAGCAACTTACATTATCCGCTACCGGCTTTTGTGGGTTGCACTGGTATTTGTTTCAACGGTTTTCATGGCATATCAGGCCAGCAAGATCGAACTCTCTTACAATTTTGCACGAATATTGCCTTCCAACGATCCGGTTGAAAAAGAATATCAGGATTTCAGGAAACTCTTCGGAGAAGATGGCAGCGTGATGGTGATCGGCTGGCAGGATCCGCAGCTTTTTGAGATCAATAAATTTCGCGACTGGTGCAAGCTTACCCAGCGCATTAAGAACACCGAGGGCATTAAAAATGTGCTTTCACTTGCAAATGTCTATAAGATCAACCGCAATGACAGCCTCCGAAAGTTTGACGTAGCGCCGGTTATCAAGCAAATTCCATCCACGCAGGCCGAGGCGGACAGCATTCAGAAAGAAATTGCCAACCTGCCGATTTACGAGGGACTGGTCCTCAATAGTAAAACCAATGCAACGCTCATCGTTGTAACATTCAACGACAAAGAACTGAATTCAAAGCGCAGGCTTACTATTGTCAGCGACATTGAAGCAATGGCCGAAGAATTCGGGACGAAATATCAGGCGGATCTGCATTATTCCGGGATGCCTTATATCCGCACAGTAAACATGAAAAAGATCTCCGGCGAAATGGAGCTATTCATGGGACTGGCAGTTTTTGTGACATTACTGATCCTTTGGGCGTTTTTCAGGTCGCTCAGACTAACATTGTTATCCATTGTTGTGGTGCTGATCGGCGTTGTGTTTTCTGTCGGGATTTTGCATCTTTTTAATTACAAAATCACTGCACTTACCGGCCTTCTTCCTCCGCTTTTGATCGTAATTGGTGTTCCTAACTGCGTCTTTTTAATCAATAAATACCAGGCAGAGCTCCGATCGCATAATAATAAGGACGAAGCTTTGCTTGAAATGATCCGGCAGATCGGCTTGTCGACCTTCCTGGCCAACATGACCACCGCGATTGGATTTGGCGTATTTTACTTTACAAACAGCATTTTACTTGTCGAATTCGGCGTTGTGGCGGCGATCAGTGTGATGGCTACTTATGTGCTCTGCCTGCTACTTTTGCCGATCACATTGCATTATATGAGCGTTCCAAAAGCGCGCCATCTGAAACATCTCGATGGTAGATGGGCCTCCGGTTTCCTTCGAAAAATCGATTACCTGGTGCACAATCGCCGTAAGGAAATTTATATGGCGATGGTTTTGCTGATCATCATCTCGGCTTTTGGAATGACCAAAATAAAGACCATCGGTTACGTTGTTGACGATCTTCCCAAGAAAGATGTCGTTTACACGGATTTGAGATTCTTTGAGAAAAACTTCAATGGTGTACTGCCGTTTGAGGTGATGATCGATACCAAACAGCCAAACGGGATTTTCGCTGACCAGGCCGAAGTGCTCTATAAAATAAAGGCTTTCCAGAATGAGATGGCCAAGTTCCCTGAGTTTTCCAAACCGCTTTCGGTGGTGGAAGCTTCAAGGTTTTTATACCAGTCTTACCGGGGCGGCAATGCTAAATATTATGCATTACCAGGCGTTTTAGAACTGAATAAGCTAACTGGTTACGTGCAGGACCAGCAGGGTGCGGCGAAGCAGTTGAATGCATTTTTGAGCAAAGACAAAAGCGTTACACGTGTCAGTTTTCAAATGGCCGACGTTGGTTCTGAGCGCATTAAGGAGCTTATGCAAAAAATCCGCCCCAAAGTGGATTCCATATTTAGTCCTGAAAAATACAAAGTGAGCCTAACAGGTCATAGCCTTGTTTTCCTTAAAAGCAATGATTATCTGCTTAGTAATCTGTATGAAAGCTTGCTGATCGCGATTGTTCTGATCGCCATTGTCGGCATGGTGCTTTTCAGGTCCATCCCGATCATTTTGCTTTCCAAGCTGCCTTGCTTGATCCCATTGGCCCTTACAGCCGGGATTATGGGTTATTTTGGCATTTATTTCAAGCCGACCACTATTTTGATTTTCAGCATTACATTCGGCATTGCGTCGGACGGAACTGTCTATTTCCTCACACGATATCGCGAGGAGTTGCACAAGAACGGCCTTACGCCTTCACAGGCTGTAACGCAATCCCTTTTCGGAACCGGGCTTAGCATGATTTACACGGCGGTGATCTTGTTCTGCGGATTTTCTATTTTCGCAGCATCAAGCTTCGGAGGAACGGCGGCGATGGGTGTGATGGTTTCCATTACCCTGCTGGTTGCCATGTGTACAAACCTTATTCTGCTGCCCGCATTACTGCTTTCAATCGCCAAGCGGCAAGGAAAGAATGTGAGGCCTACCTAA
- a CDS encoding class I SAM-dependent methyltransferase — protein sequence MNILPRVEEFINAFEQSISNNSFIKLSLGNYKGSEENLKNIYVRRVLIKKEEKFSFTYRYKTRDIVKNYSLDETRTLFEELIAKDFHVGTLFTEAEELQFEILKNNKITLKKKVTDTKEVPLPEHDHSKSRLISSENKSYLHELNITDKDGNVFKKAQDKFRQINHYIEILSALIKEIPTDKQLNVADMGSGKGYLTFALYDYLKNVLHVDAHVTGVEFRQDLVALCNEIAQHSNFENLHFEEGTIENFDSKNVNLLIALHACDTATDDAIFKGISAGADLIVVAPCCHKQIRREMEKSKTGNDVQFLTRYGIFLERQAEMVTDGIRAMILEYFGYKTKVFEFISDAHTPKNVMIVGTKDKRNMADQPGILKKIQEAKQYFGIGYHHLEKIAGLQSL from the coding sequence ATGAATATTTTGCCAAGAGTAGAAGAATTTATTAACGCATTTGAACAGAGTATTTCAAACAATTCCTTTATAAAGCTCTCCCTCGGGAATTATAAGGGATCTGAGGAGAACCTGAAAAACATTTATGTGAGAAGGGTTCTGATTAAAAAAGAAGAGAAGTTCAGTTTTACTTACCGATATAAGACAAGGGACATTGTCAAAAATTACAGTCTGGACGAAACCAGAACACTTTTTGAAGAGCTTATTGCAAAGGACTTCCACGTTGGCACACTCTTCACCGAAGCAGAAGAATTGCAATTCGAGATTCTGAAAAACAACAAAATTACCCTTAAAAAGAAGGTTACCGATACAAAAGAAGTGCCTCTTCCAGAACACGATCACAGCAAAAGCAGGCTGATCAGCAGCGAGAATAAAAGCTATTTGCATGAGCTGAACATTACCGACAAAGACGGGAATGTCTTCAAAAAGGCGCAGGATAAATTTCGGCAGATCAATCATTACATTGAAATTTTAAGCGCGCTGATTAAAGAAATACCTACCGATAAGCAGCTTAATGTGGCCGATATGGGCTCAGGAAAGGGTTATCTCACATTCGCCCTCTACGATTATCTGAAAAACGTCCTGCATGTCGACGCGCATGTTACGGGTGTGGAATTCCGGCAGGACCTTGTGGCATTATGCAACGAGATCGCGCAGCATTCAAACTTTGAAAATCTGCATTTTGAGGAAGGGACAATTGAAAATTTTGACAGCAAGAACGTCAATCTTCTCATTGCGCTTCATGCATGTGACACAGCCACGGACGATGCCATCTTCAAAGGCATTTCCGCCGGCGCAGACCTGATCGTCGTGGCGCCTTGTTGTCACAAACAGATCCGCCGGGAAATGGAAAAAAGCAAAACCGGGAACGATGTTCAGTTTCTTACCCGATACGGGATATTCCTCGAACGGCAGGCTGAGATGGTTACGGACGGGATCCGGGCAATGATCCTGGAATACTTCGGATATAAAACCAAAGTTTTTGAATTCATTTCTGACGCCCACACACCGAAAAACGTCATGATTGTTGGAACAAAAGACAAGCGCAACATGGCTGATCAGCCGGGAATACTTAAAAAGATTCAGGAGGCCAAGCAGTATTTTGGCATTGGTTACCATCATCTCGAAAAAATTGCCGGTTTGCAAAGTCTCTAA